In Stieleria varia, one genomic interval encodes:
- a CDS encoding DUF1559 domain-containing protein → MRQVRYGTRFENRRVSRTRAAGFTLVELLVVIAIIGILVGLLLPAVQAAREAARRMSCQNNLHQISLAIHNYESSTKRLPPAWTKPSQSGDGWSAQARLLPYIEAIALASAVDFSAGYGDAMITVDGAQTRVAGFRVPPYLCPSEINDRGRYDSSGNPEHFPLSYCYNAGPWFVMDPVTEVVGEGTFLPGRWTRFRDVLDGLSNTLAFAEVKAMTPYLRDAELPGNLAMPTEPSEICTLGGSFKLDTGHTEWVDGRTHQTGFTTTFTPNRKILCTQSNNEYDVDFTNIREGRTTTARTYAAVTSRSYHQGGVGVTLMDGSVRFVSDSIDLQLWQDLSTRAGHEHVTVPD, encoded by the coding sequence ATGAGACAGGTACGATATGGCACTCGATTCGAAAATCGACGCGTCAGCAGGACGCGAGCTGCTGGATTCACACTGGTCGAGTTGCTGGTGGTGATTGCCATCATCGGAATTTTGGTGGGGCTCTTGTTGCCAGCCGTGCAGGCCGCCCGGGAAGCCGCCCGTCGGATGAGCTGTCAAAATAACCTGCATCAAATCAGCTTGGCGATTCACAACTACGAATCGTCTACCAAACGCCTACCGCCGGCCTGGACGAAACCGTCTCAGTCAGGTGATGGATGGTCCGCACAAGCAAGGTTGCTGCCGTACATCGAAGCGATCGCGTTGGCGTCGGCGGTTGATTTTTCTGCCGGGTACGGCGACGCGATGATCACGGTAGACGGCGCACAGACTCGAGTAGCGGGCTTTCGCGTGCCGCCCTATTTGTGTCCGAGCGAGATCAATGACCGTGGGCGCTATGACTCTAGCGGAAACCCTGAGCATTTTCCTCTCAGCTACTGCTACAACGCCGGCCCATGGTTTGTGATGGATCCTGTCACCGAAGTGGTCGGTGAAGGTACGTTCTTGCCCGGGCGTTGGACTCGATTTCGAGATGTACTGGATGGATTGAGCAACACACTGGCGTTTGCTGAAGTCAAAGCCATGACCCCCTATCTGCGTGACGCGGAGTTGCCGGGCAACTTGGCAATGCCTACCGAGCCGAGTGAGATTTGCACGCTGGGTGGTTCGTTCAAACTGGACACGGGGCACACCGAGTGGGTGGACGGACGAACCCATCAAACCGGATTCACGACGACCTTCACGCCCAATCGCAAGATCTTGTGCACGCAAAGCAACAACGAGTACGACGTCGATTTCACAAACATCCGTGAAGGGCGAACGACAACGGCCCGGACCTATGCCGCAGTGACCTCTCGCAGCTATCACCAAGGCGGAGTGGGCGTGACCCTGATGGATGGTTCGGTGCGATTCGTCAGCGATTCGATCGATCTGCAACTTTGGCAAGACCTCTCCACGCGAGCAGGCCACGAACACGTGACAGTCCCCGACTGA